The Ahaetulla prasina isolate Xishuangbanna chromosome 7, ASM2864084v1, whole genome shotgun sequence genome segment tgaatgggtgaacaaagaagatattcgtgcttggaaaagatagcacaattctataaaaatatcctgacaaaccctaacttctctttttctttctaggactggcgtccttgttgcaggagggcgaatgtcagcctccactccaatcttcagatacttttgaatgattatatcagtagatagaatgtgaaatgtttatttctgtattataaaactattaaggaaatgagatgtatcataccaccgtacagggtaagggaaaggagcctattaagagtgtcggctgacataacagtgggggaggggtgattaacgactgagtgttatcagcgcgggcttttctaacagacactgcattcctaagatgactgacaactagagacctgtggaagaagattaccacgaggggccgagaaggagctggcattggcccagaccagcctgacctcctggaggaggagggacaattggggggatatgatatgttagccatattttgtctcagatccaactttacttagctgctatcaagactgtaaatagtaaaagtacttttctttattccaaatgaagtcaaggtgaattctttcctaattatagtcggaggtagcctgacagatGGTctgcagtacccaggcatcggttgttgtgtgggaccaggtagggacgaacttggtgagacgaccgccgatgggatcctggccgggatagtcatttgttcctgcgataaggtcggaaGCCGGATCCGCGAtagggacgtctggtctgggattgtCTGGTCCTATCACGAAAagactgtctgtcctgaaacctgtcagtGGGAGGTTGGAAGGAGCGTTGATGGGCCGGGGATTGAAACCCGGGATCCTGGGcgcgaaaaggctgtctgcggtaaggtAGAGAAGGACGTCTGTCTAAACGTCTGGAGACGTGgggaaggatcttacgtttgtcttttccctcaactaaaataggaTCTAGGGCTTCcccaaagagagatccacccttaaagggggcagccgctaaccgccatttggtcttcatgtcggcttgccattgtctgagccataacagcctcctggaggtgatgctggaggcaagggctcgggatgcaaattttgcagagttaagggtggcatccgcagtgtattcagcagccgctatcaatttgtttatgtcctgatgtaatctggaatCATCGTGAGGAaccctctcctgcatttgtctgagccatattAAGGAGGTTCtggcaaagaatgaggctgctgtggcagatctgatagcccaggcggccgcttgatgggttttgcgggtggagagttccgcccTGCGGTCCTCCGTTCGGAGACCGTCTGCTACATCTGAAGGTATGATGTTGGAGGGAGAAGCTAgagtggcaattggggtgtctacggtagggaccttgaggaggtcctccagatcttgatccgtcatgtacatctttttgtctgcgCCACTGGGATTAGGAATGGCGcctgggtgaccccattgacgttggatggtgtccaagaagagcttgggtgaagggattacccgttgctctgagactggttcagtaaaaaggaatttgttggggtctgacggatctgaatctccctcagattggcgtaaggcaacccccatgttggccgtaactttcGCCTTGTGTAGCAATGTGTAGAAAAgttcatggcgaaaaaggccggtaggagcaggcttgtctggggcagactcttcgtcctcagacagattatactctgctatatcttcctcccccaaaaaggagtcctcactatgaTGTGAAGGGGTTGGAGATCGTGTGCGCCGTGCGCAAGGTCTGGGAGGGTGGCTCtcagaatggggtctttggtcagaACTGCCCGAAGgggatggagctgggaaacctctctgagtgaaagcatcgtcaatgccttgagaaatggtttgcataataagatgacgtatatcctgagaaatggcaggattactgtcctctctaTGGGAGACTgccgctgctgtgggagtgaaggtggcagaaggtgcctgatgtggaggctcaggcatggctgtagaagaatctccaaaaactgaacaaattgtttcctggtttcctcctgaaccactagggatagtgggagaccatccaggctgatttaaaaGAGGAGAATCTTCAATTAGTGGgacagaagtttccctgccttcctcagctaattttagttttgctttatcaaattgcctatccaaggcccgttgtcttctggaggcatctctctctgcagcagcagaggattggagagaagtagaagacttggATTTAGTGGCAGAGGCctttgatttggatctgctcttgtgagggggaggagccacgctagtaaggtgtccttgggagggcgaggcagaagcccgggaaggagatttgctgcgatccgccatcttggaaatgaggcctagtggttattagaggccttggaatatatgcccaaataatatagtggccctgatctgagaatcctggaataagatcaaacacaagggccagttagcaccaagctgcCACCACAGCTGGATTCAAGGCATTCAAAGCTGCATGGGGGGttgcttggggagggggggtccccaaatggcTTGAAGCAGGCACCGCTGCTCCTATGGCGCCCTTTTTAttgcagcgttggcagggggaactagcctCTGTCACCACGGATCTTTCTCCTTCCCTGcaagcgcgaagccgacaccacggcttctcctgcgctccgctggactccacttacagtttgatgaggtccagcgatgtccgttcctcaatcCGGCGATCCCACGAGGCTTGAGGGGCTTGGATTGAAGAAAAAATGGCCACCGGCCTTTGGGCGGCTCAGCTGTgcggcgctgggctgcgcgcgAAGCGCGAGCCTCTTTCCCTGCCGCTCCGGTTCCCagcaatgaagagaaaaaaattgggcactttaaaacttttttttggaatttttttctaatttttttgaaGTTCTGAGTGCTGGTAAAAGAGtcgaaagcaatggagctaaaggaggtagtctctctatggccgactgagttaataaactggagctaaacaggaagaggaggcgtgtttaaacaaattcaactcagtctcaggccaatcagatgaagttaacaacccattgctttggactctcttagcagcataCAGgagaactgacatgccaccacactctcaacaaccttcgccgcgaagcgaaggttggagaccggacgataattacctaaaacagccgggtccagggagggcttcttgaggaggggccttaccaccgcctctttcaaggcggccggaaagactccctccaacaaagaagcgctcgtaatcccctggagccagcctcgtgtcacctcctgagaggccagtaccaaccaggaggggcacgggtccagtaaacacgtggtggcattcaacctacccagcaacctgtccatgtcctcgggagccacaggatcaaactcatcccacacaatgtcaccaagaccgccctcaaacgccccatctggatcctcgcaattttggtccagaccgtcccaaagctgaacgattttatcgtatagataaccgttaaactcctcagcacgtccctgcaacgggtcatctcgctccccctggtgaaggagggaacgagttactcgaaacagggcggccgggcggttatctgccgacgcaatgagggacgagacgtagcaacgtctcgcttccctcagtccCACAAGGTaggccctagtataggacctcacttgtgtccgatcagcctctgaacgactggacctccacaaactctctaggcgtcttctccggcgtttcatccccctcagctccttggagaaccaaggagccggttgggatctacgccgggtcagaggccgcaaaggcacgacacggtccaaagccccagccgcggtctgtttccaggccgcgactagttcctcagccgtgccgtgagccagaccctcaggaaatggcccaagctccgtctggaacctctccgggtgtcagcctccactccaatcttcatatagttttgaatgattatatcagtagatagaatgtaaaatgtttatttctgtattataaactgttaaggaaatgagatgtatcatgcctccgtccagggtgagggaaaggagcctattatgtgtgtcggctgacataacaggggggagggatgattaactattgagtgttatcagcgcgcgcttttctaaccgacacttcattcctaagttgactgacatccagagacctgtggaagaagattaccacgaggggccgtgaaggagttggcattggaccagaccagcctgacctcctggaggaggagggacaattggggggatatgatatgttagccatattttgtctcagttccagctttgcttggctgctatcaagactgtaaaagtaaaagtatttgttttcattccaaatggagtcaaggtgaattctttcctatttaccgtcggaggtagcctgacaccgggtccatcaggcgcctgggacggaaccaacgtattggttccgtcttccTGCGGCGGTGAGCAGCGGTcggaaagtctaggcgaaggagagagtgatctgaccatgacaaaggttcaatgactacatccctcaagtccagatccttcaaccactgaccagagataaaaatcaagtccagcgtgccacccccagtgtgagtagggccattgactacttgggtcaggtccaaggccgtcatggaagccatgaactcccgagctgctgtcgatgatgtgccggaagatggcaagttgaagtcccccatgacaataagtctgggggtctccaccgcc includes the following:
- the LOC131202331 gene encoding lamina-associated polypeptide 2-like, with amino-acid sequence MADRSKSPSRASASPSQGHLTSVAPPPHKSRSKSKASATKSKSSTSLQSSAAAERDASRRQRALDRQFDKAKLKLAEEGRETSVPLIEDSPLLNQPGWSPTIPSGSGGNQETICSVFGDSSTAMPEPPHQAPSATFTPTAAAVSHREDSNPAISQDIRHLIMQTISQGIDDAFTQRGFPAPSPSGSSDQRPHSESHPPRPCARRTRSPTPSHHSEDSFLGEEDIAEYNLSEDEESAPDKPAPTGLFRHELFYTLLHKAKVTANMGVALRQSEGDSDPSDPNKFLFTEPVSEQRVIPSPKLFLDTIQRQWGHPGAIPNPSGADKKMYMTDQDLEDLLKVPTVDTPIATLASPSNIIPSDVADGLRTEDRRAELSTRKTHQAAAWAIRSATAASFFARTSLIWLRQMQERVPHDDSRLHQDINKLIAAAEYTADATLNSAKFASRALASSITSRRLLWLRQWQADMKTKWRLAAAPFKGGSLFGEALDPILVEGKDKRKILPHVSRRLDRRPSLPYRRQPFRAQDPGFQSPAHQRSFQPPTDRFQDRQSFRDRTRQSQTRRPYRGSGFRPYRRNK